In Hemiscyllium ocellatum isolate sHemOce1 chromosome 2, sHemOce1.pat.X.cur, whole genome shotgun sequence, a single window of DNA contains:
- the LOC132825831 gene encoding probable G-protein coupled receptor 150, which yields MALDSPFERNFSLDAWSVNPTGNVSDVFELPLYHRQMRIISMTVIFSLALIGNVAVLHRNCCSQSRRRKIDALVSNLAAADLCVSVLLLLSQIIQEALEGEWLAGDVACKMFKVFQAFGLIASSGIIVIVALERHHVIVNPLASPLPTRILTAVIWIGAFVLSLPQAFVFKLTVQEGREKCLSVFGQLPKWHFQVYIMFGAVIVFLAPFCTLCVAYTRILWIIWRQKQHIRKGKASEKVNQKQQRKVQIHGTNGSIPRAKVKTLKMTLVMIIFFVVCRLLYFIIEMKVAFGTITETDTKVITALGIFVVSNSAGNPYVYLFFKTNNVHFRRLEKSVCFTCLKDYRENTFHRELCAIGKRVEHSRTTLKRPPSTQFPLSDSCCEFSTGNSHPEGVLSEERIPQPGLLSTAGSDHCYSVS from the coding sequence ATGGCTTTGGACAGTCCATTTGAAAGAAACTTTTCTCTGGATGCCTGGAGTGTAAATCCTACCGGAAATGTGAGCGATGTTTTCGAGCTCCCGTTGTACCACAGACAGATGAGGATAATCTCCATGACGGTCATTTTCAGCCTGGCTTTGATTGGGAATGTGGCGGTGCTGCACAGGAACTGTTGCAGCCAAAGCAGAAGGCGGAAAATTGACGCCCTGGTCAGTAACCTGGCCGCTGCAgacctgtgtgtctctgtcctgCTCCTGCTCTCTCAGATCATCCAGGAGGCGTTGGAGGGAGAATGGCTGGCTGGAGATGTCGCGTGCAAAATGTTCAAAGTTTTCCAAGCTTTTGGACTGATTGCTTCTTCCGGCATCATTGTCATTGTCGCGTTGGAACGGCACCATGTCATAGTCAATCCGCTGGCATCTCCTCTCCCTACCAGGATCCTGACTGCAGTCATTTGGATCGGTGCTTTTGTGCTGTCATTACCCCAAGCTTTTGTCTTCAAACTGACAGTCCAGGAAGGCAGGGAGAAATGTCTGAGCGTGTTTGGGCAGCTTCCCAAATGGCACTTCCAGGTATATATCATGTTTGGAGCTGTTATTGTCTTTTTAGCTCCCTTTTGCACGCTGTGTGTAGCGTACACGAGAATTCTCTGGATCATTTGGAGGCAGAAGCAGCACATCAGAAAAGGCAAAGCAAGTGAAAAGGTGAACCAAAAGCAACAGAGAAAAGTCCAGATTCACGGTACCAACGGCTCCATTCCAAGAGCCAAAGTGAAGACTCTAAAGATGACTTTGGTCATGATCATATTCTTCGTAGTCTGCCGATTACTTTATTTTATAATAGAGATGAAAGTTGCCTTCGGGACCATCACTGAGACAGACACCAAGGTGATTACAGCGCTGGGAATCTTTGTGGTTTCCAACAGTGCTGGCAATCCATATGTCTATCTGTTCTTCAAAACCAACAATGTCCACTTCAGACGACTGGAGAAGAGCGTGTGTTTCACCTGTCTGAAAGATTACAGAGAGAATACATTTCACAGGGAACTGTGCGCAATTGGCAAACGGGTAGAGCACTCCCGCACCACACTGAAGCGGCCACCATCCACTCAATTTCCTTTGTCAGACTCCTGTTGTGAATTCTCAACAGGGAATTCGCATCCGGAGGGAGTTCTGTCTGAAGAGCGCATTCCCCAACCGGGATTACTGTCCACTGCTGGCAGTGACCATTGCTATTCAGTTTCTTAA